One stretch of Rana temporaria chromosome 10, aRanTem1.1, whole genome shotgun sequence DNA includes these proteins:
- the LOC120915968 gene encoding uncharacterized protein LOC120915968, giving the protein MPRKSMASLNLLALLFLSYFCFGDCAISLEQPSILFAAVGSTIDLNCHLKSDEQLTRINLYWFRIGLNGTLKKYLYPPRAVPSSSISRASSISLLHPNHSTDMSLSVSNLTLAHTDTYVCHVSLVVGMNNSAVSGSGTFLLVHEPLETSLNESDLTCTTTVQTVTDVTLVWEHENDVTLGDPGWLANSDHSYWISNTFPNSTSLCHPPQNLTFTCHLQYKGTAVASKRMEVTCAGLGEAHQPILLYSLILGSSLLILLVLLLIWIRNKWIFRTNPDSSLYTNISDLKRSYCL; this is encoded by the exons GCTTCGGGGATTGTGCCATAAGCTTGGAACAGCCTTCGATTTTGTTCGCCGCCGTTGGCTCCACCATCGATTTAAACTGCCACCTTAAAAGCGATGAGCAGTTGACGCGGATCAACCTGTACTGGTTTAGAATAGGACTAAATGGAACGTTAAAGAAGTACCTGTACCCTCCACGGGCCGTGCCCAGCAGCAGCATCAGCAGAGCATCTTCAATCAGTCTTCTTCACCCCAATCATTCTACAGACATGTCCTTGAGTGTGTCTAACCTGACGCTCGCCCACACGGACACCTACGTATGTCACGTGTCCCTGGTGGTCGGGATGAACAATAGCGCAGTGTCAGGGAGCGGGACCTTTCTTCTTGTGCACG AACCTCTGGAAACCAGTCTCAATGAAAGCGACCTTACCTGTACAACAACCGTTCAGACCGTGACAGATGTGACTCTCGTCTGGGAACATGAGAATGATGTCACGTTGGGAGATCCCGGCTGGCTCGCCAATTCTGATCATTCCTATTGGATCAGTAACACCTTTCCCAACAGCACGTCCCTGTGCCACCCCCCGCAGAACCTAACCTTCACGTGTCACCTCCAATACAAGGGGACAGCTGTAGCGTCGAAAAGGATGGAAGTCACCTGTGCAG gTTTGGGGGAAGCCCATCAGCCTATACTTCTATACAGTCTTATCCTGGGAAGCTCCCTTCTCATACTCCTCGTCCTTCTTCTGATTTGGATTAGGAACAAATGGATCTTCAGGACAAACCCGGACAGCTCGCTCTATACAAACATTTCTGATTTAAAAAGATCGTATTGCTTGTAG